The following proteins are encoded in a genomic region of uncultured Ilyobacter sp.:
- a CDS encoding FAD-binding protein — protein MTNYSKDIYSTDVLVIGGGIAAVFAATRATEAGAKVVVIDKGSIGRSGQTPFASGMTIFDEESGHDRANWHRILKENSKKLNNPAYLDMYMDYSKEIYSDLEKWGATDTGFGKVFRDKLLGNSNIKVIERTMITTLLEENGHIVGAIGFKLDSEESVFIKAKSVILCTGAGGFKPNGFQVGSLTFDGDAMAYRIGAKISGKEFVDTHDTNSEIPAYCWGLPFQRKWSMGLPKETDGPVDGGGMALDLSSAIEAHKGLIPAEMKRPEGPPPGGDNPPMDKRPKGDRPPMGKKPEGRPEEGKAPLEMSGDMVGGASAGLSVHKAEGLFPSDDKCATNIKGLYAAGDCLSSMLVGPIYNGVVGFSVTGSAVQGAVAGEVAAKYAKGKSFINISDSKMSAAIDEIFEPLKKEKGYSPGWVEHLIQGILTPYYVLFIKDKDRLESALTMVEFYKDHFLPNLKAEDLHDLRKAHEVKNMLLNAEMKLRSSLFRTESRGNHYREDYPDQNDKEWLAWVVMEKGPDGKMKLEKFPVKDFKKLIA, from the coding sequence TTGACGAACTATTCAAAAGATATATACAGTACTGATGTATTGGTTATTGGCGGTGGAATAGCAGCTGTGTTTGCAGCAACTAGAGCAACTGAAGCCGGTGCAAAAGTAGTTGTAATCGATAAAGGAAGTATCGGCAGATCAGGTCAAACCCCCTTTGCAAGCGGAATGACAATTTTTGATGAAGAGTCAGGCCATGACAGGGCTAACTGGCACCGAATATTAAAAGAAAATTCTAAAAAATTAAATAACCCGGCATATCTAGATATGTATATGGATTACTCTAAAGAGATCTATAGTGACCTAGAAAAGTGGGGAGCTACAGATACAGGTTTTGGAAAAGTATTTAGAGATAAATTACTTGGTAATAGTAATATCAAAGTTATTGAAAGAACAATGATAACAACATTATTAGAAGAAAATGGTCATATTGTTGGGGCTATAGGTTTTAAGCTAGACAGTGAAGAATCCGTATTTATTAAAGCTAAATCAGTGATTTTGTGTACAGGAGCAGGAGGATTTAAACCAAATGGTTTTCAGGTTGGCTCACTGACATTTGATGGAGATGCCATGGCTTATAGAATAGGTGCTAAAATTTCCGGGAAAGAGTTCGTAGATACACATGATACAAATAGTGAAATACCTGCATATTGTTGGGGACTACCATTTCAGAGAAAGTGGAGCATGGGACTTCCAAAAGAAACTGATGGACCAGTTGATGGCGGGGGGATGGCACTTGATTTAAGTTCAGCTATAGAGGCGCATAAGGGTTTGATTCCTGCAGAAATGAAAAGACCTGAAGGTCCACCACCTGGTGGAGATAACCCACCTATGGACAAAAGACCTAAAGGGGATAGACCACCAATGGGAAAAAAACCTGAAGGAAGACCCGAAGAAGGAAAAGCACCTCTGGAAATGTCAGGAGATATGGTAGGAGGAGCATCAGCAGGGCTTAGTGTGCATAAGGCTGAAGGTTTATTTCCCAGTGACGATAAATGTGCAACAAATATAAAAGGATTGTATGCAGCAGGAGACTGTCTGTCTTCCATGTTAGTTGGACCGATATACAATGGAGTGGTAGGATTTTCAGTGACTGGATCAGCTGTACAGGGCGCAGTTGCAGGAGAGGTAGCAGCGAAATATGCAAAAGGAAAATCTTTTATAAATATTTCAGACTCAAAAATGTCAGCAGCTATCGATGAGATCTTTGAACCCTTAAAAAAAGAAAAAGGGTATTCCCCTGGATGGGTGGAGCATTTGATTCAGGGAATTTTGACTCCCTATTATGTCTTATTTATAAAAGACAAAGACAGGCTAGAGTCAGCACTTACAATGGTTGAATTTTATAAAGATCACTTTTTACCAAATTTAAAGGCAGAAGATCTACATGACTTAAGAAAAGCCCATGAAGTAAAAAATATGCTTTTAAATGCTGAGATGAAATTAAGATCATCACTTTTCAGAACAGAAAGCAGGGGAAATCATTACAGAGAAGATTATCCTGATCAAAATGACAAAGAGTGGCTTGCCTGGGTCGTCATGGAAAAAGGCCCTGACGGAAAAATGAAGCTTGAAAAATTCCCTGTAAAAGATTTTAAAAAATTAATTGCCTAA
- a CDS encoding FAD-binding protein — translation MGAYTKQEHSTDILVIGGGIAAVFAATRASKNGSKVIVVDKGSIGRSGQTPFASAMAVFDEELGHKRDEWNRIVEENSKKLNNPAYLDMYMDYSKEIYSELEDWKATDVGFGGVFRKKLMENKNIKVIERTMITTLLEKNGEIIGVVGFSLDSEKAVVINAKSVILCTGAGGFKPNGFQVGSLTFDGDAMAYRIGARISGKEFVDTHDNNPDSPAYCWGQWQGMWSRGLPKLTEGPMDGGGQALDLTGALEAHKGLIPVDSPRPDGPPPGGRDGKQGPPDGERSDRPQGPPGGKDGDGERPKGGRPEHPIGGASAGLSVHKAEGLFPSDSKCATNIKGLYAAGDCLSSMLVGPIYNGVGGFSVMGSAVQGAVAGEVSAKYSNNKIIKNISDEKITNAINEMFEPLKNEKGYSPGWVEHLIQGVLTPYYVLYIKEKNRLESALTMVEFYRDHFLQNLRATDLHDLRKAHEVKNMLLNAEMKLRSSLFRTESRGNHYREDYPESDDKNWLAWVVIQQDNNGEMKLEKFNRNDYKKMIKS, via the coding sequence ATGGGAGCCTATACAAAACAAGAACATAGTACAGATATATTGGTAATCGGTGGAGGGATTGCAGCAGTATTTGCAGCAACCAGAGCCAGTAAAAACGGATCAAAAGTTATAGTGGTAGATAAGGGCAGTATAGGAAGATCGGGGCAGACACCATTCGCCAGTGCTATGGCTGTTTTTGATGAAGAACTGGGTCATAAAAGAGATGAGTGGAACAGAATAGTAGAAGAAAACTCTAAAAAACTCAATAATCCCGCCTACTTGGACATGTATATGGATTATTCTAAAGAAATCTACAGTGAACTGGAAGACTGGAAGGCAACAGATGTAGGATTTGGCGGTGTTTTCAGAAAAAAATTAATGGAAAATAAAAATATAAAAGTCATAGAAAGAACAATGATCACAACCCTTCTTGAAAAAAATGGGGAAATTATAGGGGTTGTGGGCTTTTCTCTTGACAGTGAAAAAGCAGTTGTGATAAATGCCAAATCTGTAATCTTATGTACAGGAGCCGGTGGATTTAAGCCAAATGGATTTCAAGTTGGGTCGCTAACTTTTGATGGTGATGCAATGGCCTATAGAATAGGAGCAAGAATTTCAGGGAAAGAGTTTGTAGATACACATGATAATAATCCTGATTCCCCTGCATATTGCTGGGGGCAATGGCAAGGTATGTGGAGCAGGGGACTTCCGAAATTAACAGAAGGACCTATGGATGGCGGAGGTCAGGCTCTTGACTTAACTGGAGCCCTTGAAGCACATAAAGGATTAATCCCTGTGGACTCCCCAAGGCCAGACGGACCACCACCAGGTGGAAGGGACGGAAAACAGGGTCCACCAGATGGAGAAAGATCAGACAGACCTCAAGGTCCACCTGGAGGGAAAGACGGAGATGGTGAGCGTCCAAAAGGAGGTCGTCCAGAGCATCCTATCGGAGGAGCATCAGCAGGGCTCAGTGTGCATAAGGCTGAAGGCTTATTTCCAAGTGACAGTAAGTGCGCAACTAATATCAAGGGATTATATGCAGCTGGAGACTGCCTGTCTTCTATGCTGGTTGGACCTATTTATAATGGTGTAGGTGGATTTTCTGTAATGGGGTCAGCTGTACAAGGTGCCGTTGCAGGAGAAGTTTCTGCAAAATATTCAAACAATAAAATTATAAAAAACATTAGTGATGAAAAAATAACAAATGCAATTAACGAAATGTTTGAACCTTTAAAGAATGAAAAAGGATATTCTCCAGGATGGGTTGAGCACTTGATACAAGGAGTTTTGACACCTTATTATGTGTTGTATATAAAAGAGAAAAATAGATTGGAATCTGCACTTACAATGGTTGAATTTTATAGAGATCATTTTTTACAAAATTTAAGAGCAACAGACTTACACGATCTGAGAAAAGCTCATGAAGTAAAAAATATGCTTTTAAATGCTGAGATGAAACTAAGATCATCACTATTCAGAACTGAAAGCAGAGGGAATCATTATAGAGAAGATTACCCGGAAAGTGATGATAAAAACTGGCTTGCTTGGGTAGTTATTCAGCAGGATAATAACGGTGAGATGAAACTGGAAAAATTCAATAGAAATGATTATAAAAAAATGATTAAATCATAA
- a CDS encoding ferredoxin family protein — MIKVIDDKCKACGECILACPCDVLRMDKETGLATVKYPDDCQLCNLCVYYCPYDAMELTAEKNGKLVLSWS; from the coding sequence ATGATCAAGGTAATTGATGATAAATGCAAAGCTTGCGGAGAATGTATACTGGCATGTCCTTGTGACGTGCTCAGAATGGATAAAGAAACCGGTCTTGCTACTGTAAAATACCCTGATGACTGTCAGCTCTGTAACTTGTGTGTTTACTACTGTCCCTATGATGCAATGGAACTGACAGCTGAAAAAAACGGGAAACTAGTACTCAGCTGGAGTTAA